One Gossypium raimondii isolate GPD5lz chromosome 3, ASM2569854v1, whole genome shotgun sequence genomic window carries:
- the LOC105795024 gene encoding brefeldin A-inhibited guanine nucleotide-exchange protein 1 isoform X1, with protein MLASQTLGGPSRCGRVLGPPLDKIIKNAAWRKHTHLVSSCKSALDKLETLSDTGLSDPTSPLLGISSSDANFVLNPILLALETNYVKVAEPALECTFKLFSLGVARGEIHGNVSNPILYKIVEAVCKVGGIGEESLELAVLRVLLSAIRCPCVLIRGDCLLNVVRTCYNVYLRGLSGTNQICAKSVLAQIMLIVFTRAEEDSIDVSIKTVSVSELLEFSDKNLNEGSSIYHCQNFVSEVMSASEGVPDLKLSQPSKDQELQNVELKTSKWEEEEIGELEAKEGGVESGSGGVSKIREDGFLVFKNLCKLSMKFSSQENDDQILLRGKTLSLELLKAVMDNGGSIWRSNVRFLNVIKQYLCLSLLKNSALSVMSIFQLQSCIFMSLLTKYRTGLKDEIGIFFPMLILRVLENVLQPSFVQKMTVLNLLEKIAADSQIIIDIFVNYDCDVDSPNIFERIVNGLLKTALGPPPASTTTLSAVQDITFRHESVNCLVSIIKSMGAWMDQKLTIGDSDLRKSFKSDTAAEGHSTLTAEDGTVSDCELQPEMNSELSNAATLEQRRAYKIELQKGVSLFNRKPSKGIEFLINTKKVGNSPEEVAAFLKSNTTGLNEAMIGDYLGEREDFALKVMHAYVDSFDFKSMDFGEAIRFFLQGFRLPGEAQKIDRIMEKFAERYCKCNPSSFTSADTAYVLAYSVIMLNTDAHNSMVKDKMNKSDFIRNNRGIDDGKDLPEEYLGALYDQIVNNEIKMNADSSVPQSMQANSLNKLLGLDGILNLVTWKQTEEKALGANGLLIRQIQEQFKAKSGKSESVYHSVSDVAILRFMVEVCWGPMLAAYSVTLDQSDDRIATTQCLQGFRHAVHVTAVMGMQTQRDAFVTSTAKFTFLHCAADMKQKNVDAVKAIISIAIEDGNHLQESWEHILTCLSRVEHLQLLGEGSSTETSILSVPNTEIDEKVPKPSGIQSLKKKGSLQNPAVMAIVRGGSYDSAAVGANSSGLVTPEQINQFIANLNLLEQIGSSELNHVFVHSQRLNSEAIVAFVKALCKVSIAELQSPTDPRVFSLTKLVEIAHYNMNRIRLVWFRIWNVLSDFFVSVGLSENLSVAIFVMDSLRQLAMKFLEREELANYNFQNEFLRPFVIVMQKSNSIEIRELIVRYVSQMVLSRVSNVKSGWKSVFMVFTAAAVDERKNIVLLAFGTMEKIVREYFPHISETDASTFSDCVRCLIKFTNSKFDSDISLNAIGFLRFCAIKLAEGGLVCADKSPDDGSSVSAVTKNDRDLQSFADSDDHASYWVPLLAGLSELTSDSKLAIRKSSTEVLFNVLKGHGHLFSRAFWIGVFSSVVLPLFNGASPVKQDSPTAKSPRPDGSTWDPEISAAAAQSLVDLVIRFFNVLRPQLPNVVSILAGYLKSTKQGPASTGVSATYRLTGELGSRFSKDEWQEILLAIKEAATSTLPGFMKILRSMDDIKVPENSRSSTNTETSSDHGLTKDDLEEDNLQTSAYVVSKMKSFIAVQLLIMQVITDIYKANLQFLVASNINIIVEIFSSITSHAQQLNSETVLQKKIKKVCSILETSEPPMVHFENEAYQNYLNFLQDLIKNNSSAPKEMNLRSLVAVCEKILLIYLSCTDYNYARRQKPVEIPVTHWILPLGVAKKEKMAARTPLLVSALKALNCLEKDSCRKYIADIFHLLVDLVRSDHSSNEVQHALSNIFQACIGPIIMP; from the exons ATGTTAGCTTCCCAGACGCTCGGAGGACCGTCGAGGTgcggccgtgtgctaggcccaCCGCTCGACAAGATCATAAAAAATGCCGCATGGCGAAAACACACGCACCTCGTTTCCTCATGCAAATCCGCTCTCGACAAGCTCGAGACCCTCTCCGACACCGGCTTGTCCGATCCGACTTCACCGCTGCTCGGCATTTCATCTTCCGATGCCAACTTCGTCCTTAACCCGATCCTTCTCGCCTTGGAAACCAACTACGTCAAAGTTGCCGAGCCCGCCCTCGAATGCACCTTCAAATTATTCTCCCTCGGCGTCGCTCGTGGCGAGATCCATGGCAACGTTTCCAATCCGATCCTCTACAAAATCGTCGAAGCCGTTTGCAAAGTCGGCGGCATCGGGGAGGAATCGCTCGAGCTCGCCGTGCTGCGAGTTTTGCTCTCCGCCATCCGATGTCCTTGCGTTTTGATCCGTGGTGATTGCTTGCTCAACGTCGTTAGAACTTGTTATAACGTATATTTACGCGGTTTGAGTGGAACCAATCAAATCTGTGCTAAGTCCGTTTTGGCTCAGATTATGCTAATTGTATTCACCCGAGCGGAAGAAGATTCCATTGATGTTTCTATCAAAACAGTGTCGGTTAGTGAGCTTTTAGAGTTTAGTGATAAGAATTTAAATGAAGGAAGTTCAATTTATCATTGTCAGAATTTTGTTAGCGAGGTTATGAGTGCCAGTGAAGGGGTTCCAGATTTGAAGCTATCGCAGCCGAGTAAGGATCAGGAGCTGCAAAATGTTGAGTTGAAGACGTCGAAATGGGAAGAGGAGGAAATTGGGGAGTTAGAGGCGAAGGAAGGGGGGGTGGAATCGGGTTCCGGTGGGGTTAGTAAAATTAGGGAGGACGGCTTTCTTGTTTTTAAGAATTTGTGTAAGTTGTCAATGAAGTTTTCATCACAGGAGAATGATGATCAGATCCTTTTAAGAGGGAAAACGCTGTCTTTGGAGCTCCTCAAGGCTGTTATGGATAATGGGGGTTCCATTTGGCGCTCGAATGTTAG GTTTCTTAACGTAATTAAGCAGTATCTCTGCTTATCATTGTTAAAAAACAGTGCCTTGTCAGTGATGTCAATTTTCCAGCTCCAAAGTTGTATTTTTATGAGCCTGCTAACGAAATATAGAACAGGGTTGAAAGATGAAATTGGAATATTCTTTCCCATGCTTATCCTCCGAGTTCTAGAGAATGTTTTACAGCCAAGTTTTGTACAGAAAATGACAGTCCTTAATCTGTTGGAAAAGATTGCTGCGGATTCACAGATTATCATTGATATATTCGTGAATTATGACTGCGATGTGGATTCACCAAACATATTTGAAAG GATTGTCAACGGCCTTCTCAAAACAGCTCTAGGACCGCCACCTGCTTCAACAACTACTTTGTCTGCAGTCCAGGATATAACTTTCCGGCATGAATCAGTAAATTGCTTGGTTAGCATTATTAAGTCAATGGGAGCTTGGATGGACCAAAAGCTGACAATAGGTGATTCTGACTTGCGTAAGAGCTTCAAGAGTGACACTGCAGCAGAGGGCCATTCAACTTTGACTGCAGAAGATGGAACAGTCTCTGATTGCGAGTTGCAACCAGAAATGAATTCTGAATTGTCAAATGCTGCTACACTTGAGCAACGGCGGGCTTACAAGATTGAACTTCAG AAAGGTGTTTCGTTGTTTAACAGGAAGCCATCCAAAGGCATTGAGTTTCTTATAAATACCAAAAAGGTTGGCAACTCTCCAGAGGAAGTGGCCGCTTTTCTGAAGAGTAACACTACTGGGTTGAATGAAGCCATGATTGGTGATTATTTGGGTGAAAGGGAGGATTTTGCTTTGAAAGTTATGCATGCTTATGTGGATTCCTTTGATTTCAAATCTATGGATTTTGGTGAAGCGATAAGGTTCTTCCTACAAGGCTTCAGGTTACCAGGAGAAGCACAGAAAATTGACCGCATCATGGAAAAGTTTGCTGAGCGCTATTGTAAATGTAATCCTAGCTCATTTACCAGTGCAGATACTGCCTATGTACTGGCATACTCTGTCATAATGCTCAACACTGATGCCCATAATAGCATGGTCAAAgacaag ATGAACAAGTCTGATTTCATTCGAAACAATCGAGGAATAGATGATGGCAAAGATTTACCTGAGGAGTATCTTGGTGCTCTTTATGATCAAATTGTGAATAATGAAATCAAGATGAATGCAGATTCTTCTGTTCCTCAAAGCATGCAGGCGAACAGCTTAAATAAGTTATTGGGTTTGGATGGTATACTCAATTTGGTGACTTGGAAGCAAACAGAAGAAAAGGCATTGGGTGCAAATGGGCTTCTTATAAGACAAATCCAAGAGCAGTTTAAGGCAAAGTCGGGAAAATCAGA GTCTGTTTATCATTCTGTTTCAGATGTAGCAATCTTGAGGTTTATGGTGGAGGTCTGCTGGGGACCTATGCTGGCTGCATACAGTGTCACTCTTGACCAGAGTGATGATAGAATTGCTACCACTCAATGCTTACAGGGCTTTCGACATGCTGTGCATGTAACTGCCGTAATGGGAATGCAGACGCAGAGAGATGCTTTTGTCACATCAACGGCAAAGTTCACTTTTCTCCATTGTGCTGCAGACATGAAACAAAAGAATGTTGATGCCGTAAAA GCAATAATATCTATTGCCATTGAAGATGGTAACCATCTTCAGGAATCCTGGGAGCATATATTGACATGCCTGTCCAGAGTTGAGCATTTGCAACTGTTGGGAGAAGGTTCATCAACCGAAACATCCATTTTATCCGTGCCTAACACTGAAATAGATGAAAAGGTTCCAAAACCTTCTGGTATTCAATCCCTGAAGAAAAAAGGATCACTCCAGAATCCAGCTGTAATGGCAATTGTGCGAGGAGGGTCATATGACAGTGCCGCTGTTGGAGCCAATAGTTCAGGACTGGTAACCCCAGAGCAGATTAATCAATTCATTGCAAACTTGAATTTATTGGAACAGATAGGAAGTTCCGAGTTGAACCATGTTTTTGTACATAGCCAAAGATTAAACAGTGAAGCAATAGTGGCTTTTGTGAAGGCCCTTTGCAAGGTTTCTATAGCAGAGTTGCAGTCTCCAACAGACCCTCGAGTTTTTAGCCTCACAAAACTAGTTGAAATTGC GCACTACAATATGAACCGCATCAGATTAGTTTGGTTTCGCATATGGAATGTTCTCTCTGATTTCTTTGTTTCTGTTGGACTGTCCGAGAATTTATCCGTGGCAATCTTTGTGATGGATTCCTTGCGGCAGCTTGCTATGAAATTCTTAGAACGTGAGGAGCTGGCAAACTACAATTTCCAGAATGAATTTTTGAGACCATTTGTGATTGTTATGCAAAAAAGCAACTCCATAGAAATAAGGGAATTAATAGTTCGATACGTTTCTCAGATGGTACTCAGCCGCGTCAGTAATGTGAAATCTGGATGGAAAAGTGTCTTTATG GTGTTTACAGCTGCTGCTGTGGATGAGCGGAAGAATATTGTCCTGCTAGCTTTTGGGACCATGGAAAAAATAGTTAGAGAGTACTTTCCTCATATCAGTGAGACAGACGCTTCTACTTTTAGTGATTGTGTGCGATGCCTCATCAAGTTCACAAATAGCAAGTTTGACAGTGATATTAGCCTTAATGCTATTGGATTTCTCCGGTTTTGTGCTATCAAACTTGCTGAGGGAGGCCTTGTTTGCGCTGATAAGAGCCCAGACGATGGTTCATCTGTTTCAGCTGTAACTAAGAATGATAGAGATCTACAAAGTTTCGCTGATAGTGATGATCATGCATCCTATTGGGTTCCCTTGCTAGCAG GTTTATCAGAACTAACATCCGACTCGAAGTTAGCCATCCGAAAGAGTTCGACGGAAGTGCTTTTCAACGTCCTGAAGGGTCATGGTCATCTTTTCTCACGAGCATTCTGGATTGGTGTTTTTAGCTCTGTTGTTCTCCCCTTATTTAATGGTGCATCTCCTGTAAAACAGGATTCACCAACAGCGAAATCTCCTCGTCCTGATGGAAGTACATGGGATCCTGAAATTTCTGCTGCCGCAGCGCAGTCTCTTGTAGATCTTGTTATAAGGTTTTTCAATGTATTGAGACCTCAACTACCAAATGTAGTATCTATACTGGCAGGATACTTAAAAAGTACAAAACAGGGTCCTGCAAGCACTGGAGTTTCGGCAACATATCGTTTGACAGGAGAGTTAGGAAGCAGATTTTCAAAAGACGAATGGCAAGAAATCCTTCTAGCTATAAAAGAAGCTGCCACTTCAACATTGCCTGGGTTTATGAAGATTTTGAGAAGCATGGATGACATCAAGGTGCCTGAGAATTCTCGATCCTCTACTAATACTGAAACAAGCTCTGATCATGGACTGACCAAGGATGACCTTGAGGAAGATAATCTGCAAACTTCAGCTTATGTGGTTTCGAAAATGAAGAGTTTTATCGCGGTCCAGCTACTGATTATGCAG GTTATAACTGATATATACAAAGCGAACCTACAATTCTTGGTAGCTTCCAACATAAATATCATTGTCGagatattttcttccattacATCACATGCTCAGCAACTGAACTCCGAGACTGTCctgcaaaagaaaataaagaaagtatgCTCGATCTTGGAGACCTCCGAACCGCCCATGGTTCACTTCGAGAACGAGGCTTATCAAAATTACCTCAACTTCCTCCAAGATTTAATCAAAAACAATTCATCCGCCCCAAAGGAGATGAACCTAAGATCACTAGTGGCAGTGTGTGAAAAAATATTGCTGATATACCTTAGCTGCACCGATTACAACTACGCACGGCGGCAGAAACCGGTTGAGATACCGGTGACTCATTGGATTCTCCCCTTGGGAGTagccaaaaaggaaaaaatggcAGCTAGGACACCTCTACTTGTGTCTGCATTGAAGGCATTGAATTGCTTGGAGAAGGATTCCTGCAGAAAGTACATTGCAGATATCTTTCATCTGTTGGTCGATCTGGTTCGAAGCGATCATAGCTCGAATGAAGTTCAACATGCTCTAAGCAACATATTCCAGGCATGTATAGGTCCGATAATAATGCCATAA